One region of Equus caballus isolate H_3958 breed thoroughbred chromosome 23, TB-T2T, whole genome shotgun sequence genomic DNA includes:
- the LOC111770096 gene encoding uncharacterized protein — MAGPSGWGGALGTEAAWSQRSWPWSGRCEEVLSPLSSRTVAPRRPARLAQPPGALAEPGWGGPQFHPPAPPPPSAPPASLSGLRLRARRALRPPASRDLSRRARARQQATAGFPAGRRPDRGARRRSPPGAARRLRPGGPSRLEPPPRPRVSCHSPPGSDPVGRRRAFAPGDRRLCAASWGMGAGGVRAQCKLEMHPAPPAHRNPGIGCPASPPTATASPPPPSPRTATILSGGKRPSGNSQREIKTSFTLLEAVSTYIHCLISFASQAGGEGGPGSEAALLGKGVQGPGAEQSARAAHPSMVRPARVSSSLDPGGRHHPIE; from the coding sequence ATGGCAGGGCCTTCAGGCTGGGGTGGAGCTTTAGGCACGGAGGCGGCCTGGTCCCAGCGCAGCTGGCCTTGGTCAGGGCGGTGCGAGGAGGTGCTGAGCCCGCTGTCCTCCAGGACCGTCGCTCCGCGGCGGCCAGCGCGCCTGGCGCAGCCCCCAGGGGCGCTGGCCGAGCCTGGCTGGGGCGGGCCGCAGTTCCACCCGCcggctccccctcctccctccgcgCCTCCCGCCTCCCTGTCGGGGCTCCGGCTCCGCGCTCGCCGGGCGCTCCGCCCTCCCGCTTCCCGCGACCTCAGTAGACGCGCTCGCGCTCGGCAGCAAGCTACGGCTGGTTTCCCAGCGGGCCGCCGGCCGGACCGCGGAGCCCGACGCCGCTCACCCCCGGGGGCCGCGCGCCGTCTGCGGCCAGGGGGGCCCTCTCGGCTCGAGCCCCCGCCCCGGCCGAGGGTCTCCTGTCACAGCCCGCCCGGGTCTGATCCCGTGGGCCGGCGGCGTGCCTTCGCGCCGGGCGATCGCCGGCTGTGTGCCGCTAGCTGGGGTATGGGCGCGGGAGGAGTTCGCGCCCAATGCAAGCTCGAGATGCACCCCGCTCCACCCGCCCATCGCAATCCAGGGATCGGCTGCCCCGCATCGCCTCCTACAGCCACCgcaagccccccccccccatccccccgCACAGCGACAATCCTCAGTGGTGGCAAGCGGCCTTCTGGAAACTCGCAGAGGGAAATTAAAACAAGCTTTACCTTACTCGAAGCGGTTTCTACATATATACACTGTCTAATTTCATTTgccagccaggcaggaggggAAGGCGGGCCCGGGAGCGAGGCGGCGCTGCTGGGGAAAGGCGTGCAGGGTCCCGGGGCAGAGCAGAGCGCACGCGCCGCGCATCCGTCCATGGTCCGGCCGGCCAGAGTGAGCAGCAGCTTGGATCCCGGTGGCCGACACCATCCCATAGAGTAA